The following proteins are encoded in a genomic region of Amia ocellicauda isolate fAmiCal2 chromosome 6, fAmiCal2.hap1, whole genome shotgun sequence:
- the nr0b1 gene encoding nuclear receptor subfamily 0 group B member 1: MSGCDSCHRLVNRRQSSILYSILKNDHHTDVHPLRQPGSAQQACSCGSKRKVTLRCPQVACKAASAVLVKTLKFIKSVPCFRELPADDQLLLLRTCWAPLLVLGMAQDRVDFETTETPEPSMLQRILTSGQDKPGDPLEQNDPLSTTEIQGIKAFLSKCWGLDISTKEYAYMKGAVLFNPDLPGLHCLHYIHGLQSEAHQALNEYVKMIHREDPTRFAKLFIALSLLRSINVNVITELFFRPIIGTVNMEDLLLEMFYGK, encoded by the exons ATGTCTGGCTGTGACAGCTGCCACCGTCTCGTCAACAGGAGGCAAAGCAGTATCCTCTACAGCATTTTAAAAAACGACCACCACACAGACGTGCATCCTCTCAGACAGCCCGGCAGCGCCCAGCAGGCTTGCTCGTGTGGATCCAAGAGGAAAGTGACCCTGAGATGCCCACAGGTCGCTTGCAAAGCCGCCTCCGCCGTGCTGGTGAAGACGCTGAAGTTCATCAAGAGCGTGCCCTGCTTCCGAGAGCTGCCCGCGGATgaccagctgctgctgctgaggaCCTGCTGGGCGCCGCTGCTGGTCCTGGGCATGGCACAGGACAGGGTTGACTTTGAGACCACCGAGACACCCGAGCCCAGCATGCTCCAGAGGATCTTAACTAGCGGCCAGGACAAGCCAGGGGACCCACTTGAGCAAAACGACCCGCTCTCCACAACAGAGATTCAAGGCATTAAAGCGTTTCTGAGCAAATGCTGGGGGCTGGATATAAGTACCAAGGAGTATGCATACATGAAAGGAGCCGTTCTCTTTAAtccag ATCTGCCAGGGCTTCATTGTCTACACTATATCCATGGTCTACAAAGCGAGGCACACCAAGCACTTAACGAATATGTTAAAATGATTCATAGGGAAGACCCTACCAGGTTTGCCAAACTGTTCATTGCACTTTCCCTGCTGAGATCCATCAATGTGAATGTCATTACCGAACTGTTCTTCAGACCCATCATTGGCACTGTAAACATGGAGGACCTTCTACTGGAGATGTTCTATGGTAAATAG